From Plasmodium malariae genome assembly, contig: PmUG01_00_14, whole genome shotgun sequence, a single genomic window includes:
- the PmUG01_00032700 gene encoding fam-m protein — MMEQKIMFLLFFKISGFIFFLSCISHFNNEANMFIKYLDENYNNSSKIDKKDYRLLAKYKQYKNYNYVGLNENIQNKWEHQEKNIYNNKKWGKGKNKRSNRSLLNKAQYYTEYIDYNNAMFDGKHFHFEKKWIKKKDYDDYVEKQRRICDISLKKLKFRNYGYVVAIFIIISFFGIGIPVLSGMNSLDTVLEYIIEFPLFKYFKNVISELSDSHKYCLLGITLSTIIITLSIIVVKAICKILINNEKYRKFRLMND, encoded by the exons atgatggaacaaaaaattatgtttctcctattttttaaaatttctgggtttattttttttttatcttgtaTAAGTCATTTTAACAATGAAGCT aatatgTTTATCAAATATTTAGATGAGaactataataatagtagcaaaatagataaaaaagattataGATTACtggcaaaatataaacagtATAAGAATTACAACTATGTAggtttaaatgaaaatatacaaaataaatgggAGCaccaagaaaaaaatatatataataataaaaaatggggAAAGGGAAAGAACAAACGGTCTAATAgaagtttattaaataaggcACAATACTACACAGAATATATAGATTACAATAATGCAatgtttgatggaaaacattttcattttgaaaaaaaatggataaaaaaaaaagattatgatGATTATGTCGAAAAACAAAGAAGAATTTGtgatatatctttaaaaaaattaaaatttagaaattatGGTTATGTCGTtgctatatttattattatttccttcTTTGGAATAGGAATACCAGTATTATCAGGGATGAACTCTTTAGATACAGTAttggaatatattattgagTTTCcgttatttaaatattttaaaaatgttataagtGAATTGTCAGACTCACATAAATATTGTCTTTTAGGAATAACGTTAAGTACAATTATCATTACTTTATCGATTATAGTTGTAAAGGCAATTTGTAAGatcttaataaataatgaaaaatatagaaaatttagGTTAATGAATGactaa